CTTGAGGGATTCTTACTCTTATCTTTCCCTGAGGTGAGGAATAGCTTCTCCTCTGCTAGCCATAGCATGCATCTTCGCTAGGCTGTGCAAATGCCAGTTCAAACTGACTCTCAGCAGGAGATGCTAGTGTAGAGCCCTGAATAAAATGGGGGCCTGATGCACAATGCCTATATGAAATCACAAAGATGCTGAACAAAACTATGTCTATGAATTGACGTGTGGTAGTACAGGGTGAAAAGCTACTGATGTGTTTGCGGAACTGAACTATGTTAGTCttgttaaaatataaatcaatttATTACATGGCATTATTAGTTCTGGGACTCTAATGTCTAAAagttacttctgaaaaatctcagatTGACTATTAATCAAAAGgtatctggagtactgtgcccagttctgagctccccagtacaagacagacgtGGACACGctggaacaagtccagcaaagggccattaagatgattaagggactggagcatctgataTATGGGGAGAGCCTGAGAGAACTTGGgattgtttagtctggagaagagaaggttctgggggatcttatcaatgtgtataaaaatctgatgggagggtataaagaagatggagttggattcttctcagtggtatcctgtgaatggacaagaggcaatgggcacaaattgaaatacaagaaattctgttCAGACATgaggaaaactatttttactgTGATAaagttaaacactggaacaggttgcgcagggaggttgtggagcctccatccttggcaGTATTCAAAACTCAGCTACACGCGGTCCTGGGGCAACCtcctctagctgaccctgctgtgagcagggaggttggacgagacgatctccagaggtcccttccaacttcaactcttctgtgattctataatatatattaaataattttttgtcAGAAAGAACAAGTCTTTTCCCTCTTGTATTTTCAACTAAGAACCTCAGTCCTCTAATTAACAGTGTATTTGTTTGGACTTTAGATTTGATAAACCCTTAAACatcatatattttgtttttagtccTATTGAAGAGGCTTGTTGAGGTCAAATGCACCGTACTtagttcttttctctttgttctaAGTTTTTGCGTTATGTTTTAAGTTCTGGAAAAGCCTAGTTGGAACATGTTGTTCCTGTCTGCGATAGCAAAAAGATTAAATATGTTTTCACCTGTCACGAGTGGAATTTATGGTCAACCTAGATGAAGTCTCTATCTTTTTGAGCTGATAGAAAATGTTGTTTGAAATGAAGAAGTATTGATTGAATTAGGCTGCATAATACTATTTCAGCAGTCTCCAAAATCATGTATTGCAAGATGGGTAGAATAAATCTAactcttcttttgtttcattttcagagtTCACTGAAAACACGGAAGCCTTGAAAACTAAAATGTCTGAACTTAGACTGTACTGTAACCTCCTTGTTCAGCAAGTGCATAAAACAAAGGAAGCCAGCATTTCTGATGTATCAGATCCAGAGGTACAGCTCCATTTTTCATGTAGACCAGCTCTGCAAAGTCTTGAGTATTCTGAACTTCTGATTAGCCAATGCAGTCTTCGTTCATAGCTACTTTGTATTGTGCTGTCTTTCAGCTGAGGTCATGTGGGAAGTAACATACCTGCAGAGAGTAGTTCTTGTTTAATGAAATAGTACTGTATTGTTATAAAGAAAGGTAGCAAATAACTTTATGTTGGGTAGTACGTAGTGAGACGACCTTAGGGTCCTGGAGACCTAGATAATAACCTATCGATGTCTCCTATTTTAATGTAGATGGTCAGGTGTATTTAGTGaatcaaaaaggcaaaaaatgtttttaataaaaagatagcTTGCAAGAAGTGCGAGTTTGTCTGCCCCTAATTGGATTTTAATGATTCTGAACAGCAACCttacttctgggaaaaaaaaaaaaaatcctgttctcaATTAAAGTTCTTAAAAGGGCAAGAGATAACACAGACCTCAAAGAAGCAAAATTGAGAGAAAGAACTGCTCTGGTAGCCTCTGCAATTAACTAACAGTTACAGTTTCAAACcttaagagaaaacaaatttgttcTACATATTGTTCTGAGCAAAGAAGCCTCATTTAAAAAGGGTCTCCTACTGTTAATGATCTGCCCCTTGATTTGGGAGTAAGTGTGTGAATAGAGAGGCCTGTAGCTTCCCAGAGAAGCATGTAGGAAAGAAGGTGTGGGAGGTCCAAGACCTCTCTAGGAAGAGACCCCTGTCCTGAAGTGCAGAACAGGCAGACAGAGCACTTGAAGGTTAACCATCTGCATGTCCAAACCCTCTCCCTAAAGACACTTGAAACTCTTTACAGTGCATCAGTGTAGTATAGATGCAGTAGCATCCACGATGTCATATATAAATGACTAAAAGGCTCTGTTACAACTTGCAGCTTACAGATGTCAGCAACAAACCACCTAATGCTGTGTTTATCCAGCTCATAGTTCACTAGTATGGGGGAATACTCACTTTCCCTTGTCTTGCAGCTATTTAACTGGGAGGGTTTATTGCTAAAAGCATTTCGGCATCAATAGGTACACTTCTGCAGAGATGAAGAGTTTTGTGTCAAGTGATACCTTCTGCTTGTTTGGTTGCAGTGATTTTTTGCTCGTGAGATCTTTTTGAAATTATTGCATCTTCACATCACTGTGTATTCATTTCACTTGTTTGCTCTTAATTTCTCTTGTCAGTAGTGTCTTCTGGAATGCCACTGTCGAATACGCCGAGGCTTGTATGTAATATACTTTTAAAGCCAGAGATAAGTGACACGAACAGACATTGCTGTTAAAATGCAAGCATACTGAGCTTGTTGTAGTGAGAGGCCAGCAAGAGCAGTAGTGCTGTGAGGGGACATAGTCTCAGTACTAGGTGATGCCAGCTCTCTGAGAAGCTGGCATTTTGCGTTTTAATTCAAGTAAAACAGGAATCAGGACTGTATTAATAGTGGGCTTTGTTGATGGATGCTCCCAGTTCAATGTCTCCTAATTGGTTTCTTCTCACAGAGCGGGATTGATGTGGGAGCTCTGTTGAAATCAACCTGTGACACCTTCCTGAAGACTCTTGAAGAATGTATGCAGATTGCAAATACTGCCTTTACTTCTGAGTTATTACATCGGACTCCGCCTGGATCCCCACATTTAGCAGTTCTCAGATCAAACAAGGTAGCAGCCTGTATTCTCTTCTCGAAGTCTTGGCACGGAAAGTAAAGCCTTTTCGTAGAGTAGCATTTGTGGAAGTCGAGAATGAAATTTTTACCCATGAGGTAGTTAGTAGTATTCCGCTAGGCATGCTCTGGTATTTCTTGTCGCTTGCAagtggcttttgtttgtttgtttgttttggataaGCAGTGACCAATCTCCAACTTTTAATGATAGGTGAAAGTTATTAGGTAATAACTTTTGGGGCCTGTGGTGTAGCCTGGCTGTATGCCAAGCTGATCCATTGTGGGAGCTCATAGCAGTTATTATCTTCTTAAGTTACTGCAGTATATATCTATGATAATATGCCAGCAGGAGCTGGTGAGCTTATCTTTTCAGTGGCAAGGCCACTTTCTTGAATCCTGGAACAGCAACTGCAGATGCAGCTCTAGCAAACAGCAGATTAAGGTCTACACAGGAAGGCAGATGCTTCACTGCATCTGGGAAGTGAGAGTTTACTTCATCTTACCTGAAACTTGGCCTCATGTTTCTTGACAAAGTCTCTTTATTtactccccctcttcctcctcccccccccccccccccccgaaataaaGGACGTTATGTGTTTGGTGCTTCCCACCATCATTGCCTTAGCTTTGTTCACATGCTGTATGGAGTCTCCCTTTGCACTTGCTAGTTAGCTAGCTTCTGGAAGAGGTGtcttttaacaatattttaatgCTGTAATCATGTAGCacttttcttgtttgtctgtGTACAGTCTCCAGTTCAGACAAATAGTGAGCATATGCTTAGTTCTTTCACTGACTCCAGTTTGGATTTTACAAAATGTGAAGTTTAAGAAACCTGATAGGCTCTTCTTGgtgtaaagaatattttttcctccttatctTACAGATAAAACACTCAGTCTTGTCCAGTCACACCACAACAGAAAGGTATAATAACAATCTTTATTGTCAATCTCTAATTTACTTTTGGTAGTGTCTATTCCTtccatgtttttctctctgattaTGTTACTAATACTGGATACAGGCAACACTGTGTTGCTCTGAACTGCAGACTTGgaaaaagacatggaaaaaggGAGCTGGCTCGCCCCtgcctcatttttcctttctcagccatttctctcttattttcctcctcccccagcatcTCTTTGGTGACCTCCTGGTCACTCACCAGTCATCTCTCTCCCATTTCAGTGCTCTTTCCTGTATATTTGATTCCATTCCATAAGCTCATAAAATAATTGATGGAGACCAAGCTGCAATTTGTGGAGGAGATGGCAAGGGTATATATTTAAAGAGGGGCTCTTGTTTTAGCTACAGCACCTGACTGTAACTGCCTTTTGTAATCAATTGTATTTTTTTGACCGTGTCTTTTTAAAAACTCGTTGTGAATATATTCAGTAATCCATGAACTCAGGCTGAATCATTGATATATATCAAATTTGTTAAACCTACtggttccttttttattattttagacaAGCTTGCTTCGCAGCCTGTGAGAGCCTAGAATTGTAGTAACTACTTTTTCTCATTGTTTGCGTGTTTTCACAGGAAGAATCTTATCAAGCCATGTTTTTATTCACTAATCtttattacttttcttccttcagacaTATGGAATTGAACTCTTGTGAAAATGGCTCTGTAAAAGCAGAATTCAGCCATCAAGAGCAAACTCTTAATAAGAGTCTGGTGCATTTAAACCTGGAAAGAAATGAGGGGAGCAGTGATGTTCTGGCTGAAGACCACATAGAGGAGGATTTGGCAGGTGAATGTATGTACTGTGTTTTACTCAGGATTGTTACTCTTTAAGAATGATTGGAGGAAGCCTGAGTGCTGATACCTTGCTTCCCAGGAGAGGGGATGTTAGTACAAGCTAATGTAATTTAGTCTGATATCTGCCCATTATCAAGTCTTAGCATAGCTCCTGCCCTTGTTGATAGCTAACTTAGTTCTGAATGGGGAGGGAGATTAAAGCCCTTTCTTGAACAAGAGGAGGCTCTTCTGGATGCTGATTGACATAAGTGGCAATGCAGTTTGGCAGAATTTGGGCTATTCTTGCTCTGTGGATGGACACTTCATTCCCAGAGGCTCCCCGTTAACACCTCTGCTAGCACATACAGCTGCCCTGTCGGAAGGGGAGCAGGGAAGTTCTGTGTTCCTGTCTCAGAGGGCTTGACCTTGTAGTTGCTCATAACTGATCTGGCAGATCTCTATGAAAAATTTAATCCTTTTCTCCACAATTAAGAGCATGTTAGGAAGTACCTTATTTCTTCCCATTACTTCAGCAAAACATTAAACTTGGATTTGTGTGTGACTTCAGTAAAATTCTGTTGAATTAATTCAGTATCATATTCCATCCAGCATAATTCTGATTTCAGCAGCCCTTAAAAATATAATCAAGTATTTACATGTAACCTGTTTTCCATTCTTCCTTCTATTGAATTGAGTGTATCATTTTCAAACAGTAACCTCGTTTGCCTGGCCGTTATTGCAGGACTCAACACTGGGGAAATTATAACCATGGAACAACCAGTCCTGCTGTCAGGGAGATGAGTCCGTTTCCTTGCCTGTACCTAGTCACTTCCCCTTTGAAGCTCTTCTCTCATAAGGCCGTCCTCCCTGAGGATGTGCAGTCTCACCTGCATTAGAGGCTAGTACGTGGTTTATCTGAggcaaaaaaagaggaaggaacttGTTTAACTGTTGTCCCCGCAGCCAACGGCAGGGGAAGTGTGGTGAGCGTCTTGGTGCTGTCAGGGAACGCTTTTGAACTTGAGTGTTCCAGGTATCCAAATGCCTTTCTTCTTATAGATGCACAGAACACATCTTGAGGAACAGTAATAACGATAAAAGgctgagatttttgtttgttttgtttatttttcttctgcttcctatAAATGTAAGGCGTTAAAGAAGATGGAGAGAGCAAGCCGCAAGCTGTAGAAGGCTTTGGTACCCACCAGTTGCTGCAGTCGGAAACGGATTCTGTATGTGGATTGACTTTATCGTGTGAGGAAGACAGAAATGAAGATGATTTTCCTACGTTCTTCAGTGTCATGAGCAATAGGTAGTACATGTTGCAGATTTAAATTACAAGGATATTCAGACTTCATGTTAAGCCATTAATTGATTCAGAATTAAGTCTGTTCTGTCTGCAAAGCTGTATCTGCTAGGATTATTTAACAGGACTACTTATAGCACAGTAATGGAAGAAGATATACTTTGTAAAATCAGTTGTGCAGAGTGGTCTGAGGGTGGAGTCATTCACCTAAACCCAACTTTGAATGGCTTCCCTACGCTTCTCCCACTTTGGGATTGAAGCAATTGTTTCTCTGTAAGCGTAACTGCAGACAATGTGTGAACTTCTGAAAGCATGACTGTTAGTGAGTTTGTTTGAGCTTTTCTAAAATATCTCTCTATTGCAAGTTGTTTTTTGTGGTTTGTGATTACAGTCCTTGCTTGCACACCACCAAATAAGTACTTTTTGCAGTTGTTTAATGTCGTGAAACAAAAGCCATGTTGGTGGCTCTGTGCCTGTAAGTTTTACCTCTGTCCAAATAAAGTGGGCATGAAATCTAATTTTGTCTTTAGAAACTGCATAAAAGGAGTTCATacagtaaaaatatcttttctgcctcttttggaCGCCAGATTTAGTGATATTGAACTCCGTGAGGAGGAGGGCATACCAACAGAGGAGTTTCTGGAGTCATGTTATGCCATTGTGCCCGTTCTGGGTAAGCAGCTCCTTCTTTTCATGGTATGCATGCACATGAGTCCTTTTGACTGCCACCAGCTAGGAGAAATGGTGGAGTAGTTTGGAGAACTCGTTTCTTTGCTGAAGTGGTGTAGTGTAAAAATAGTTTCTATCAGCAGAATCAATATGACCGGTACCAGATGATGTTTCTTATTGCTGCCATTTATAGAGAATTCAGTCTCATTTAGTTGGGACCCATGTATAAGCTCTCTGGAAATCTGTGCACGTATCTGGAACAGTAATTTCGTGCCCTCAAGAGAACAGTGCAGAATGCCTTATGTGTAGCACAG
This genomic interval from Struthio camelus isolate bStrCam1 chromosome 2, bStrCam1.hap1, whole genome shotgun sequence contains the following:
- the PLEKHA8 gene encoding pleckstrin homology domain-containing family A member 8 isoform X3, translating into MAVCEIQVHPADNTRMDLIIPGEQYFYLKARNAVERQKWLVALGTAKACLTDSRTQKEKEFTENTEALKTKMSELRLYCNLLVQQVHKTKEASISDVSDPESGIDVGALLKSTCDTFLKTLEECMQIANTAFTSELLHRTPPGSPHLAVLRSNKIKHSVLSSHTTTERHMELNSCENGSVKAEFSHQEQTLNKSLVHLNLERNEGSSDVLAEDHIEEDLAGECVKEDGESKPQAVEGFGTHQLLQSETDSVCGLTLSCEEDRNEDDFPTFFSVMSNRFSDIELREEEGIPTEEFLESCYAIVPVLDKLGPTVFAPVKMDFVGNIKKINQKFITNKEEFDTLQKIVLHEVNTGVAEVRNSATEALLWLKRGLKFLKGFLTEVKNGEKNIQTALNNAYGKTLRQHHGWVVRGVFALALRAAPTYEDFVAALSVEECDAQEETFYKGMQRDLNIYLPAMEKQLNILDTLYEVHGLESDEVV
- the PLEKHA8 gene encoding pleckstrin homology domain-containing family A member 8 isoform X5, with translation MEGVLYKWTNYLSEFTENTEALKTKMSELRLYCNLLVQQVHKTKEASISDVSDPESGIDVGALLKSTCDTFLKTLEECMQIANTAFTSELLHRTPPGSPHLAVLRSNKIKHSVLSSHTTTERHMELNSCENGSVKAEFSHQEQTLNKSLVHLNLERNEGSSDVLAEDHIEEDLAGECVKEDGESKPQAVEGFGTHQLLQSETDSVCGLTLSCEEDRNEDDFPTFFSVMSNRFSDIELREEEGIPTEEFLESCYAIVPVLDKLGPTVFAPVKMDFVGNIKKINQKFITNKEEFDTLQKIVLHEVNTGVAEVRNSATEALLWLKRGLKFLKGFLTEVKNGEKNIQTALNNAYGKTLRQHHGWVVRGVFALALRAAPTYEDFVAALSVEECDAQEETFYKGMQRDLNIYLPAMEKQLNILDTLYEVHGLESDEVV
- the PLEKHA8 gene encoding pleckstrin homology domain-containing family A member 8 isoform X4 — its product is MAVCEIQVHPADNTRMDLIIPGEQYFYLKARNAVERQKWLVALGTAKACLTDSRTQKEKEFTENTEALKTKMSELRLYCNLLVQQVHKTKEASISDVSDPESGIDVGALLKSTCDTFLKTLEECMQIANTAFTSELLHRTPPGSPHLAVLRSNKIKHSVLSSHTTTERHMELNSCENGSVKAEFSHQEQTLNKSLVHLNLERNEGSSDVLAEDHIEEDLAGVKEDGESKPQAVEGFGTHQLLQSETDSVCGLTLSCEEDRNEDDFPTFFSVMSNRFSDIELREEEGIPTEEFLESCYAIVPVLDKLGPTVFAPVKMDFVGNIKKINQKFITNKEEFDTLQKIVLHEVNTGVAEVRNSATEALLWLKRGLKFLKGFLTEVKNGEKNIQTALNNAYGKTLRQHHGWVVRGVFALALRAAPTYEDFVAALSVEECDAQEETFYKGMQRDLNIYLPAMEKQLNILDTLYEVHGLESDEVV